One genomic segment of Drosophila melanogaster chromosome 3R includes these proteins:
- the Gfat1 gene encoding Glutamine:fructose-6-phosphate aminotransferase 1, isoform D, whose amino-acid sequence MCGIFAYLNYLTPKSRQEVLDLLVTGLKRLEYRGYDSTGVAIDSPDNKNIVMVKRTGKVKVLEEAIQEHFSGREYSEPVLTHVGIAHTRWATHGVPCEKNSHPHRSDDENGFVVVHNGIITNYNDVKTFLSKRGYEFESDTDTEVFAKLVHHLWKTHPTYSFRELVEQAILQVEGAFAIAVKSKYFPGECVASRRSSPLLVGIKTKTRLATDHIPILYGKDADSGKPQVLPRSESTSEFMPLEEKEVEYFFASDASAVIEHTNRVIYLEDDDVAAVRDGTLSIHRLKKSLDDPHAREITTLKMEIQQIMKGNYDYFMQKEIFEQPDSVVNTMRGRVRFDGNAIVLGGIKDYIPEIKRCRRLMLIGCGTSYHSAVATRQLLEELTELPVMVELASDFLDRNTPIFRDDVCFFISQSGETADTLMALRYCKQRGALIVGITNTVGSSICRESHCGVHINAGPEIGVASTKAYTSQFISLVMFALVMSEDRLSLQQRRLEILQALSKLADQIRDVLQLDSKVKELAKDLYQHKSLLIMGRGYNFATCLEGALKVKELTYMHSEGIMAGELKHGPLALVDDSMPVLMIVLRDPVYVKCMNALQQVTSRKGCPIIICEEGDEETKAFSSRHLEIPRTVDCLQGILTVIPMQLLSYHIAVLRGCDVDCPRNLAKSVTVE is encoded by the exons ATGTGTG GAATATTTGCATATCTAAATTATCTGACACCCAAGTCCCGCCAGGAGGTGCTGGACCTTCTGGTCACGGGCTTGAAGAGATTGGAATACCGCGGCTACGACTCTACTGGAGTGGCAATTGACTCTCCGGATAATAAAAACATCGTGATGGTCAAGCGAACGGGCAAGGTCAAAGTGCTTGAAGAAGCAATTCAAGAGC ACTTCAGCGGAAGAGAATACAGCGAACCCGTCCTGACCCACGTTGGCATTGCTCACACCCGCTGGGCCACCCATGGTGTTCCTTGCGAGAAGAACTCCCACCCACACCGTTCGGACGACGAAAATGGTTTCGTCGTAGTTCATAACGGCATCATCACCAACTACAATGATGTAAAGACTTTTCTTTCGAAGCGAGGTTATGAGTTTGAGTCGGATACTGATACAGAGGTATTTGCCAAGCTAGTACACCACCTGTGGAAAACCCACCCCACCTACTCCTTCCGCGAGCTGGTCGAGCAAGCCATCCTTCAAGTGGAGGGCGCCTTTGCTATTGCCGTAAAGTCAAAATACTTTCCCGGAGAGTGTGTGGCGTCGCGGCGTAGTTCGCCCTTGCTAGTGGGAATCAAGACAAAAACACGCCTAGCCACAGACCACATTCCAATTCTGTACGGAAAAG aTGCCGACTCTGGAAAACCTCAAG TGCTTCCCCGTTCGGAAAGCACTTCTGAGTTTATGCCCTTGGAAGAGAAGGAAGTTGAGTACTTTTTCGCATCGGACGCCTCAGCCGTCATAGAGCACACTAACCGGGTCATCTATTTGGAG GACgacgatgttgctgctgttcggGATGGAACTTTGAGTATACATCGCCTAAAGAAGAGCCTGGATGATCCGCACGCTCGCGAAATCACTACcctaaaaatggaaattcaacaGATCATGAAGGGAAACTATGACTATTTTATGCAAAAGGAGATTTTCGAGCAGCCCGACTCCGTGGTGAACACAATGCGCGGTCGCGTCCGCTTCGATGGTAACGCCATAGTGCTCGGCGGGATCAAAGACTACATTCCTGAAATCAAACGCTGTCGACGCCTGATGTTGATTGGATGTGGCACATCTTACCACAGCGCTGTAGCCACTAGGCAGCTGCTCGAAGAACTCACAGAGCTTCCCGTGATGGTTGAGCTGGCTTCCGACTTTTTAGACCGAAACACTCCTATTTTTCGAGACGACGTctgcttttttatatcgcaGTCCGGAGAGACTGCCGACACCCTGATGGCCTTACGTTACTGTAAGCAGCGAGGAGCCCTGATTGTGGGCATTACGAATACCGTAGGCAGCAGCATATGTCGGGAATCGCATTGTGGAGTGCACATTAATGCCGGACCAGAGATAGGCGTGGCCTCGACCAAGGCATACACCTCCCAATTCATTTCCCTGGTGATGTTCGCTCTAGTTATGTCCGAAGATCGACTGTCACTGCAACAGCGACGGCTTGAGATTCTGCAGGCGTTGTCCAAGCTCGCGGATCAAATCCGAGACGTTCTGCAGCTGGACTCCAAAGTTAAAGAACTGGCCAAAGACCTATACCAACACAAGTCGCTTCTGATAATGGGTAGGGGCTACAACTTTGCCACTTGCCTAGAAGGTGCATTG AAAGTCAAAGAGTTGACTTACATGCACAGCGAGGGCATCATGGCCGGTGAATTGAAGCACGGCCCACTGGCTCTCGTAGACGACTCCATGCCCGTGCTGATGATTGTTTTGCGGGACCCCGTTTACGTAAAGTGCATGAACGCTCTACAGCAGGTCACATCCCGCAAAGGATGCCCGATTATTATCTGCGAGGAGGGAGACGAGGAGACCAAGGCTTTCTCCTCCCGCCATCTAGAGATTCCTCGCACCGTCGACTGCCTGCAAGGAATTCTCACCGTTATCCCAATGCAACTACTGTCTTATCATATTGCCGTGCTTCGCGGATGCGACGTTGACTGTCCTAGAAACTTAGCAAAGTCTGTGACAGTTGAGTAA
- the Gfat1 gene encoding Glutamine:fructose-6-phosphate aminotransferase 1, isoform L, with product MCGIFAYLNYLTPKSRQEVLDLLVTGLKRLEYRGYDSTGVAIDSPDNKNIVMVKRTGKVKVLEEAIQEHFSGREYSEPVLTHVGIAHTRWATHGVPCEKNSHPHRSDDENGFVVVHNGIITNYNDVKTFLSKRGYEFESDTDTEVFAKLVHHLWKTHPTYSFRELVEQAILQVEGAFAIAVKSKYFPGECVASRRSSPLLVGIKTKTRLATDHIPILYGKDDKKLCTDQDADSGKPQVLPRSESTSEFMPLEEKEVEYFFASDASAVIEHTNRVIYLEDDDVAAVRDGTLSIHRLKKSLDDPHAREITTLKMEIQQIMKGNYDYFMQKEIFEQPDSVVNTMRGRVRFDGNAIVLGGIKDYIPEIKRCRRLMLIGCGTSYHSAVATRQLLEELTELPVMVELASDFLDRNTPIFRDDVCFFISQSGETADTLMALRYCKQRGALIVGITNTVGSSICRESHCGVHINAGPEIGVASTKAYTSQFISLVMFALVMSEDRLSLQQRRLEILQALSKLADQIRDVLQLDSKVKELAKDLYQHKSLLIMGRGYNFATCLEGALKVKELTYMHSEGIMAGELKHGPLALVDDSMPVLMIVLRDPVYVKCMNALQQVTSRKGCPIIICEEGDEETKAFSSRHLEIPRTVDCLQGILTVIPMQLLSYHIAVLRGCDVDCPRNLAKSVTVE from the exons ATGTGTG GAATATTTGCATATCTAAATTATCTGACACCCAAGTCCCGCCAGGAGGTGCTGGACCTTCTGGTCACGGGCTTGAAGAGATTGGAATACCGCGGCTACGACTCTACTGGAGTGGCAATTGACTCTCCGGATAATAAAAACATCGTGATGGTCAAGCGAACGGGCAAGGTCAAAGTGCTTGAAGAAGCAATTCAAGAGC ACTTCAGCGGAAGAGAATACAGCGAACCCGTCCTGACCCACGTTGGCATTGCTCACACCCGCTGGGCCACCCATGGTGTTCCTTGCGAGAAGAACTCCCACCCACACCGTTCGGACGACGAAAATGGTTTCGTCGTAGTTCATAACGGCATCATCACCAACTACAATGATGTAAAGACTTTTCTTTCGAAGCGAGGTTATGAGTTTGAGTCGGATACTGATACAGAGGTATTTGCCAAGCTAGTACACCACCTGTGGAAAACCCACCCCACCTACTCCTTCCGCGAGCTGGTCGAGCAAGCCATCCTTCAAGTGGAGGGCGCCTTTGCTATTGCCGTAAAGTCAAAATACTTTCCCGGAGAGTGTGTGGCGTCGCGGCGTAGTTCGCCCTTGCTAGTGGGAATCAAGACAAAAACACGCCTAGCCACAGACCACATTCCAATTCTGTACGGAAAAG ATGACAAGAAGCTCTGCACCGATCAAG aTGCCGACTCTGGAAAACCTCAAG TGCTTCCCCGTTCGGAAAGCACTTCTGAGTTTATGCCCTTGGAAGAGAAGGAAGTTGAGTACTTTTTCGCATCGGACGCCTCAGCCGTCATAGAGCACACTAACCGGGTCATCTATTTGGAG GACgacgatgttgctgctgttcggGATGGAACTTTGAGTATACATCGCCTAAAGAAGAGCCTGGATGATCCGCACGCTCGCGAAATCACTACcctaaaaatggaaattcaacaGATCATGAAGGGAAACTATGACTATTTTATGCAAAAGGAGATTTTCGAGCAGCCCGACTCCGTGGTGAACACAATGCGCGGTCGCGTCCGCTTCGATGGTAACGCCATAGTGCTCGGCGGGATCAAAGACTACATTCCTGAAATCAAACGCTGTCGACGCCTGATGTTGATTGGATGTGGCACATCTTACCACAGCGCTGTAGCCACTAGGCAGCTGCTCGAAGAACTCACAGAGCTTCCCGTGATGGTTGAGCTGGCTTCCGACTTTTTAGACCGAAACACTCCTATTTTTCGAGACGACGTctgcttttttatatcgcaGTCCGGAGAGACTGCCGACACCCTGATGGCCTTACGTTACTGTAAGCAGCGAGGAGCCCTGATTGTGGGCATTACGAATACCGTAGGCAGCAGCATATGTCGGGAATCGCATTGTGGAGTGCACATTAATGCCGGACCAGAGATAGGCGTGGCCTCGACCAAGGCATACACCTCCCAATTCATTTCCCTGGTGATGTTCGCTCTAGTTATGTCCGAAGATCGACTGTCACTGCAACAGCGACGGCTTGAGATTCTGCAGGCGTTGTCCAAGCTCGCGGATCAAATCCGAGACGTTCTGCAGCTGGACTCCAAAGTTAAAGAACTGGCCAAAGACCTATACCAACACAAGTCGCTTCTGATAATGGGTAGGGGCTACAACTTTGCCACTTGCCTAGAAGGTGCATTG AAAGTCAAAGAGTTGACTTACATGCACAGCGAGGGCATCATGGCCGGTGAATTGAAGCACGGCCCACTGGCTCTCGTAGACGACTCCATGCCCGTGCTGATGATTGTTTTGCGGGACCCCGTTTACGTAAAGTGCATGAACGCTCTACAGCAGGTCACATCCCGCAAAGGATGCCCGATTATTATCTGCGAGGAGGGAGACGAGGAGACCAAGGCTTTCTCCTCCCGCCATCTAGAGATTCCTCGCACCGTCGACTGCCTGCAAGGAATTCTCACCGTTATCCCAATGCAACTACTGTCTTATCATATTGCCGTGCTTCGCGGATGCGACGTTGACTGTCCTAGAAACTTAGCAAAGTCTGTGACAGTTGAGTAA
- the Gfat1 gene encoding Glutamine:fructose-6-phosphate aminotransferase 1, isoform M: MCGIFAYLNYLTPKSRQEVLDLLVTGLKRLEYRGYDSTGVAIDSPDNKNIVMVKRTGKVKVLEEAIQEHFSGREYSEPVLTHVGIAHTRWATHGVPCEKNSHPHRSDDENGFVVVHNGIITNYNDVKTFLSKRGYEFESDTDTEVFAKLVHHLWKTHPTYSFRELVEQAILQVEGAFAIAVKSKYFPGECVASRRSSPLLVGIKTKTRLATDHIPILYGKVLPRSESTSEFMPLEEKEVEYFFASDASAVIEHTNRVIYLEDDDVAAVRDGTLSIHRLKKSLDDPHAREITTLKMEIQQIMKGNYDYFMQKEIFEQPDSVVNTMRGRVRFDGNAIVLGGIKDYIPEIKRCRRLMLIGCGTSYHSAVATRQLLEELTELPVMVELASDFLDRNTPIFRDDVCFFISQSGETADTLMALRYCKQRGALIVGITNTVGSSICRESHCGVHINAGPEIGVASTKAYTSQFISLVMFALVMSEDRLSLQQRRLEILQALSKLADQIRDVLQLDSKVKELAKDLYQHKSLLIMGRGYNFATCLEGALKVKELTYMHSEGIMAGELKHGPLALVDDSMPVLMIVLRDPVYVKCMNALQQVTSRKGCPIIICEEGDEETKAFSSRHLEIPRTVDCLQGILTVIPMQLLSYHIAVLRGCDVDCPRNLAKSVTVE; encoded by the exons ATGTGTG GAATATTTGCATATCTAAATTATCTGACACCCAAGTCCCGCCAGGAGGTGCTGGACCTTCTGGTCACGGGCTTGAAGAGATTGGAATACCGCGGCTACGACTCTACTGGAGTGGCAATTGACTCTCCGGATAATAAAAACATCGTGATGGTCAAGCGAACGGGCAAGGTCAAAGTGCTTGAAGAAGCAATTCAAGAGC ACTTCAGCGGAAGAGAATACAGCGAACCCGTCCTGACCCACGTTGGCATTGCTCACACCCGCTGGGCCACCCATGGTGTTCCTTGCGAGAAGAACTCCCACCCACACCGTTCGGACGACGAAAATGGTTTCGTCGTAGTTCATAACGGCATCATCACCAACTACAATGATGTAAAGACTTTTCTTTCGAAGCGAGGTTATGAGTTTGAGTCGGATACTGATACAGAGGTATTTGCCAAGCTAGTACACCACCTGTGGAAAACCCACCCCACCTACTCCTTCCGCGAGCTGGTCGAGCAAGCCATCCTTCAAGTGGAGGGCGCCTTTGCTATTGCCGTAAAGTCAAAATACTTTCCCGGAGAGTGTGTGGCGTCGCGGCGTAGTTCGCCCTTGCTAGTGGGAATCAAGACAAAAACACGCCTAGCCACAGACCACATTCCAATTCTGTACGGAAAAG TGCTTCCCCGTTCGGAAAGCACTTCTGAGTTTATGCCCTTGGAAGAGAAGGAAGTTGAGTACTTTTTCGCATCGGACGCCTCAGCCGTCATAGAGCACACTAACCGGGTCATCTATTTGGAG GACgacgatgttgctgctgttcggGATGGAACTTTGAGTATACATCGCCTAAAGAAGAGCCTGGATGATCCGCACGCTCGCGAAATCACTACcctaaaaatggaaattcaacaGATCATGAAGGGAAACTATGACTATTTTATGCAAAAGGAGATTTTCGAGCAGCCCGACTCCGTGGTGAACACAATGCGCGGTCGCGTCCGCTTCGATGGTAACGCCATAGTGCTCGGCGGGATCAAAGACTACATTCCTGAAATCAAACGCTGTCGACGCCTGATGTTGATTGGATGTGGCACATCTTACCACAGCGCTGTAGCCACTAGGCAGCTGCTCGAAGAACTCACAGAGCTTCCCGTGATGGTTGAGCTGGCTTCCGACTTTTTAGACCGAAACACTCCTATTTTTCGAGACGACGTctgcttttttatatcgcaGTCCGGAGAGACTGCCGACACCCTGATGGCCTTACGTTACTGTAAGCAGCGAGGAGCCCTGATTGTGGGCATTACGAATACCGTAGGCAGCAGCATATGTCGGGAATCGCATTGTGGAGTGCACATTAATGCCGGACCAGAGATAGGCGTGGCCTCGACCAAGGCATACACCTCCCAATTCATTTCCCTGGTGATGTTCGCTCTAGTTATGTCCGAAGATCGACTGTCACTGCAACAGCGACGGCTTGAGATTCTGCAGGCGTTGTCCAAGCTCGCGGATCAAATCCGAGACGTTCTGCAGCTGGACTCCAAAGTTAAAGAACTGGCCAAAGACCTATACCAACACAAGTCGCTTCTGATAATGGGTAGGGGCTACAACTTTGCCACTTGCCTAGAAGGTGCATTG AAAGTCAAAGAGTTGACTTACATGCACAGCGAGGGCATCATGGCCGGTGAATTGAAGCACGGCCCACTGGCTCTCGTAGACGACTCCATGCCCGTGCTGATGATTGTTTTGCGGGACCCCGTTTACGTAAAGTGCATGAACGCTCTACAGCAGGTCACATCCCGCAAAGGATGCCCGATTATTATCTGCGAGGAGGGAGACGAGGAGACCAAGGCTTTCTCCTCCCGCCATCTAGAGATTCCTCGCACCGTCGACTGCCTGCAAGGAATTCTCACCGTTATCCCAATGCAACTACTGTCTTATCATATTGCCGTGCTTCGCGGATGCGACGTTGACTGTCCTAGAAACTTAGCAAAGTCTGTGACAGTTGAGTAA
- the Gfat1 gene encoding Glutamine:fructose-6-phosphate aminotransferase 1, isoform H produces the protein MCGIFAYLNYLTPKSRQEVLDLLVTGLKRLEYRGYDSTGVAIDSPDNKNIVMVKRTGKVKVLEEAIQEHFSGREYSEPVLTHVGIAHTRWATHGVPCEKNSHPHRSDDENGFVVVHNGIITNYNDVKTFLSKRGYEFESDTDTEVFAKLVHHLWKTHPTYSFRELVEQAILQVEGAFAIAVKSKYFPGECVASRRSSPLLVGIKTKTRLATDHIPILYGKDADSGKPQDIRPHGQSRELPVLPRSESTSEFMPLEEKEVEYFFASDASAVIEHTNRVIYLEDDDVAAVRDGTLSIHRLKKSLDDPHAREITTLKMEIQQIMKGNYDYFMQKEIFEQPDSVVNTMRGRVRFDGNAIVLGGIKDYIPEIKRCRRLMLIGCGTSYHSAVATRQLLEELTELPVMVELASDFLDRNTPIFRDDVCFFISQSGETADTLMALRYCKQRGALIVGITNTVGSSICRESHCGVHINAGPEIGVASTKAYTSQFISLVMFALVMSEDRLSLQQRRLEILQALSKLADQIRDVLQLDSKVKELAKDLYQHKSLLIMGRGYNFATCLEGALKVKELTYMHSEGIMAGELKHGPLALVDDSMPVLMIVLRDPVYVKCMNALQQVTSRKGCPIIICEEGDEETKAFSSRHLEIPRTVDCLQGILTVIPMQLLSYHIAVLRGCDVDCPRNLAKSVTVE, from the exons ATGTGTG GAATATTTGCATATCTAAATTATCTGACACCCAAGTCCCGCCAGGAGGTGCTGGACCTTCTGGTCACGGGCTTGAAGAGATTGGAATACCGCGGCTACGACTCTACTGGAGTGGCAATTGACTCTCCGGATAATAAAAACATCGTGATGGTCAAGCGAACGGGCAAGGTCAAAGTGCTTGAAGAAGCAATTCAAGAGC ACTTCAGCGGAAGAGAATACAGCGAACCCGTCCTGACCCACGTTGGCATTGCTCACACCCGCTGGGCCACCCATGGTGTTCCTTGCGAGAAGAACTCCCACCCACACCGTTCGGACGACGAAAATGGTTTCGTCGTAGTTCATAACGGCATCATCACCAACTACAATGATGTAAAGACTTTTCTTTCGAAGCGAGGTTATGAGTTTGAGTCGGATACTGATACAGAGGTATTTGCCAAGCTAGTACACCACCTGTGGAAAACCCACCCCACCTACTCCTTCCGCGAGCTGGTCGAGCAAGCCATCCTTCAAGTGGAGGGCGCCTTTGCTATTGCCGTAAAGTCAAAATACTTTCCCGGAGAGTGTGTGGCGTCGCGGCGTAGTTCGCCCTTGCTAGTGGGAATCAAGACAAAAACACGCCTAGCCACAGACCACATTCCAATTCTGTACGGAAAAG aTGCCGACTCTGGAAAACCTCAAG ATATTCGCCCACATGGACAATCTCGTGAACTGCCAGTGCTTCCCCGTTCGGAAAGCACTTCTGAGTTTATGCCCTTGGAAGAGAAGGAAGTTGAGTACTTTTTCGCATCGGACGCCTCAGCCGTCATAGAGCACACTAACCGGGTCATCTATTTGGAG GACgacgatgttgctgctgttcggGATGGAACTTTGAGTATACATCGCCTAAAGAAGAGCCTGGATGATCCGCACGCTCGCGAAATCACTACcctaaaaatggaaattcaacaGATCATGAAGGGAAACTATGACTATTTTATGCAAAAGGAGATTTTCGAGCAGCCCGACTCCGTGGTGAACACAATGCGCGGTCGCGTCCGCTTCGATGGTAACGCCATAGTGCTCGGCGGGATCAAAGACTACATTCCTGAAATCAAACGCTGTCGACGCCTGATGTTGATTGGATGTGGCACATCTTACCACAGCGCTGTAGCCACTAGGCAGCTGCTCGAAGAACTCACAGAGCTTCCCGTGATGGTTGAGCTGGCTTCCGACTTTTTAGACCGAAACACTCCTATTTTTCGAGACGACGTctgcttttttatatcgcaGTCCGGAGAGACTGCCGACACCCTGATGGCCTTACGTTACTGTAAGCAGCGAGGAGCCCTGATTGTGGGCATTACGAATACCGTAGGCAGCAGCATATGTCGGGAATCGCATTGTGGAGTGCACATTAATGCCGGACCAGAGATAGGCGTGGCCTCGACCAAGGCATACACCTCCCAATTCATTTCCCTGGTGATGTTCGCTCTAGTTATGTCCGAAGATCGACTGTCACTGCAACAGCGACGGCTTGAGATTCTGCAGGCGTTGTCCAAGCTCGCGGATCAAATCCGAGACGTTCTGCAGCTGGACTCCAAAGTTAAAGAACTGGCCAAAGACCTATACCAACACAAGTCGCTTCTGATAATGGGTAGGGGCTACAACTTTGCCACTTGCCTAGAAGGTGCATTG AAAGTCAAAGAGTTGACTTACATGCACAGCGAGGGCATCATGGCCGGTGAATTGAAGCACGGCCCACTGGCTCTCGTAGACGACTCCATGCCCGTGCTGATGATTGTTTTGCGGGACCCCGTTTACGTAAAGTGCATGAACGCTCTACAGCAGGTCACATCCCGCAAAGGATGCCCGATTATTATCTGCGAGGAGGGAGACGAGGAGACCAAGGCTTTCTCCTCCCGCCATCTAGAGATTCCTCGCACCGTCGACTGCCTGCAAGGAATTCTCACCGTTATCCCAATGCAACTACTGTCTTATCATATTGCCGTGCTTCGCGGATGCGACGTTGACTGTCCTAGAAACTTAGCAAAGTCTGTGACAGTTGAGTAA
- the Gfat1 gene encoding Glutamine:fructose-6-phosphate aminotransferase 1, isoform A, with protein MCGIFAYLNYLTPKSRQEVLDLLVTGLKRLEYRGYDSTGVAIDSPDNKNIVMVKRTGKVKVLEEAIQEHFSGREYSEPVLTHVGIAHTRWATHGVPCEKNSHPHRSDDENGFVVVHNGIITNYNDVKTFLSKRGYEFESDTDTEVFAKLVHHLWKTHPTYSFRELVEQAILQVEGAFAIAVKSKYFPGECVASRRSSPLLVGIKTKTRLATDHIPILYGKDDKKLCTDQDADSGKPQDIRPHGQSRELPVLPRSESTSEFMPLEEKEVEYFFASDASAVIEHTNRVIYLEDDDVAAVRDGTLSIHRLKKSLDDPHAREITTLKMEIQQIMKGNYDYFMQKEIFEQPDSVVNTMRGRVRFDGNAIVLGGIKDYIPEIKRCRRLMLIGCGTSYHSAVATRQLLEELTELPVMVELASDFLDRNTPIFRDDVCFFISQSGETADTLMALRYCKQRGALIVGITNTVGSSICRESHCGVHINAGPEIGVASTKAYTSQFISLVMFALVMSEDRLSLQQRRLEILQALSKLADQIRDVLQLDSKVKELAKDLYQHKSLLIMGRGYNFATCLEGALKVKELTYMHSEGIMAGELKHGPLALVDDSMPVLMIVLRDPVYVKCMNALQQVTSRKGCPIIICEEGDEETKAFSSRHLEIPRTVDCLQGILTVIPMQLLSYHIAVLRGCDVDCPRNLAKSVTVE; from the exons ATGTGTG GAATATTTGCATATCTAAATTATCTGACACCCAAGTCCCGCCAGGAGGTGCTGGACCTTCTGGTCACGGGCTTGAAGAGATTGGAATACCGCGGCTACGACTCTACTGGAGTGGCAATTGACTCTCCGGATAATAAAAACATCGTGATGGTCAAGCGAACGGGCAAGGTCAAAGTGCTTGAAGAAGCAATTCAAGAGC ACTTCAGCGGAAGAGAATACAGCGAACCCGTCCTGACCCACGTTGGCATTGCTCACACCCGCTGGGCCACCCATGGTGTTCCTTGCGAGAAGAACTCCCACCCACACCGTTCGGACGACGAAAATGGTTTCGTCGTAGTTCATAACGGCATCATCACCAACTACAATGATGTAAAGACTTTTCTTTCGAAGCGAGGTTATGAGTTTGAGTCGGATACTGATACAGAGGTATTTGCCAAGCTAGTACACCACCTGTGGAAAACCCACCCCACCTACTCCTTCCGCGAGCTGGTCGAGCAAGCCATCCTTCAAGTGGAGGGCGCCTTTGCTATTGCCGTAAAGTCAAAATACTTTCCCGGAGAGTGTGTGGCGTCGCGGCGTAGTTCGCCCTTGCTAGTGGGAATCAAGACAAAAACACGCCTAGCCACAGACCACATTCCAATTCTGTACGGAAAAG ATGACAAGAAGCTCTGCACCGATCAAG aTGCCGACTCTGGAAAACCTCAAG ATATTCGCCCACATGGACAATCTCGTGAACTGCCAGTGCTTCCCCGTTCGGAAAGCACTTCTGAGTTTATGCCCTTGGAAGAGAAGGAAGTTGAGTACTTTTTCGCATCGGACGCCTCAGCCGTCATAGAGCACACTAACCGGGTCATCTATTTGGAG GACgacgatgttgctgctgttcggGATGGAACTTTGAGTATACATCGCCTAAAGAAGAGCCTGGATGATCCGCACGCTCGCGAAATCACTACcctaaaaatggaaattcaacaGATCATGAAGGGAAACTATGACTATTTTATGCAAAAGGAGATTTTCGAGCAGCCCGACTCCGTGGTGAACACAATGCGCGGTCGCGTCCGCTTCGATGGTAACGCCATAGTGCTCGGCGGGATCAAAGACTACATTCCTGAAATCAAACGCTGTCGACGCCTGATGTTGATTGGATGTGGCACATCTTACCACAGCGCTGTAGCCACTAGGCAGCTGCTCGAAGAACTCACAGAGCTTCCCGTGATGGTTGAGCTGGCTTCCGACTTTTTAGACCGAAACACTCCTATTTTTCGAGACGACGTctgcttttttatatcgcaGTCCGGAGAGACTGCCGACACCCTGATGGCCTTACGTTACTGTAAGCAGCGAGGAGCCCTGATTGTGGGCATTACGAATACCGTAGGCAGCAGCATATGTCGGGAATCGCATTGTGGAGTGCACATTAATGCCGGACCAGAGATAGGCGTGGCCTCGACCAAGGCATACACCTCCCAATTCATTTCCCTGGTGATGTTCGCTCTAGTTATGTCCGAAGATCGACTGTCACTGCAACAGCGACGGCTTGAGATTCTGCAGGCGTTGTCCAAGCTCGCGGATCAAATCCGAGACGTTCTGCAGCTGGACTCCAAAGTTAAAGAACTGGCCAAAGACCTATACCAACACAAGTCGCTTCTGATAATGGGTAGGGGCTACAACTTTGCCACTTGCCTAGAAGGTGCATTG AAAGTCAAAGAGTTGACTTACATGCACAGCGAGGGCATCATGGCCGGTGAATTGAAGCACGGCCCACTGGCTCTCGTAGACGACTCCATGCCCGTGCTGATGATTGTTTTGCGGGACCCCGTTTACGTAAAGTGCATGAACGCTCTACAGCAGGTCACATCCCGCAAAGGATGCCCGATTATTATCTGCGAGGAGGGAGACGAGGAGACCAAGGCTTTCTCCTCCCGCCATCTAGAGATTCCTCGCACCGTCGACTGCCTGCAAGGAATTCTCACCGTTATCCCAATGCAACTACTGTCTTATCATATTGCCGTGCTTCGCGGATGCGACGTTGACTGTCCTAGAAACTTAGCAAAGTCTGTGACAGTTGAGTAA